In Prionailurus viverrinus isolate Anna chromosome F2, UM_Priviv_1.0, whole genome shotgun sequence, the sequence agtatTGTGCAAATGGCCGacatagacttcttataaaaatCTTACGATTTCGGCCACTCACCTGCCTCGCTCATACTTgcgatgatttccttcttaactttcACTGTAATCCCCTCGTTCTTTTTaccgcctttcttttcaacctttttctacATGGGGGCTATTGTATACACTCGCACAGACGTTGGCCACAGCACAGGGTTAATAATGttttgtcatatactgtatttcatGCAACTGGCaacaaggcagcagaggaaagggtctatttCTGCAGGCGACCTGACCTAGAATGAGGCAGagcattcctaagctcactcttgtctggaaaagcaaaggactgccCACAGGTGCTTtgcagtgacaaaaaaaaaaaaaaaaaaaaaaaatgcactagCTCCCgctgtgggcaccttccagcattctgaaaaatcactggcaaacaccatggcctgagaccgagcatccaagcatgggcgacaatcacccacaatcccagagagagagacagaagaaccattggctcggTTGTGATCATGAGACCTTCGGGATCACACAccactcgtattgcaagacatcgctcgtgtatcaagttaaagtttattagaaatgtttgctcgtcctGCCGAACACCCGCGGAACAAGTTCCCCGTAACCGTATATGTATAACATCATTAATCTATACACTTCAGTTTGCACACTTAGCTGTATGTAAATTCTATCACAATCCTTTTCATAAAACAAGAATGTTCTTAGCAGCGCTATTTGAAACAGCTCAAAACTGAAAACTGTCCAAAGCTCATCAGCTGTAcggtggattttttaaaaattatggtgtATTCCCATGACACGATACTGTGTAGCGCTTAAAAGAAACAGAtgctggggcgcttgggtggcatagtcggttaagcgtccgacttcagccaggtcacgatctcgcggtctgtgagtttgagccccgcgtcaggctctgggctgatggctcggagcctggagcctgtttccaattctgtgtctccctctctctctgcccctcccccgttcatgctccgtctctctctgtcccagaaataaataaaaaatgttgaaaaaaaattaaaaaaaaaaaaaaagaaaagaaacagatgctATGGGACTTCCACGATACAGATGGATCTCGCAGGCCTACCaggagtaaaagaagccagacaggaAAGAGTAAGTACCGCCTGACTCTAATTATATAAACAAGTTTTAGATGAAGGCTAACACTTACGATCTCCGTGCGCTCCCCCTACGAAATCTTTCCATCTTGTACAACTTCTCCTAGCTGTCCTCTACTTGCTAGAAGGGACGGTGCCTGATTCATGACTGCCAGGTAGGTCTTCAACTTTACTCcattggattttgttttctaacacttaaaaataaaacagccccTTACCCTACCAgcaaaaaaatagatttattaagGAAGAGCAGAGAACAGCAAGCCAGGACAAGCAAGCAATAAGCAAGTGCCCGGAACAAAGCGGAGAAAGCtcttttatggggggggggggggggggggggggcggggctgttGTAAACTGAAAGTCCATTGGGCTAAACTGGAAGTGTAGTggctcctcattggctgagctgtgactgtctctcattggctggactgttgctgggggaggaggaaacttTCCTTCCTCCAGCCCGGTAGCCGGTAGCCCGCAAGGCGTCAGTCCGCTGTCTGGACTTGATTTTGAGGAGTGGTCGGGGATGAGAGCTGCCGGTGCTGGCCTCCCAGCTCCGTTCCAAGTGAGGTTTGCTTTTATTAATCTTCACACCCTGTATCTGAAATTCTGCCATCATACCTGCCAGGAATCCAAGTGGGACCTCCCCAGGACACAGGTCCTCTGCTGTCCATGGATGTGCAGACATCCTGCTCCCAGACGGGCCTCAGCAACCAGCCAAGCCTGGGGGCCGGACCCAGCCCGGCACCCATGTGGGGCTCCCGCGCAACCTGGGACCCCGCGCGGTCCTGGAGCTTCCCCGCCTTCACGTTCAACTTAAGTGATCCCCACCCCCTCGCAGACTCCAATCTCCATCTCCGTCATCAGGGTCTTTCTTTCGAGGCCCCCAGGCcttttcccctgcccccactgttTCCTCTGCAGGGTCATGGACAGGCCCAGGGGGCGCGTATTTGAATGGAAGACGGTACTCTGGAGACTGGAGATCGTGCAGCGCAGCGTGCCAAGTCGTATCTTTCTGACTCAGGACACAGCTTCTTCATTCCTTTATACGGCTGCAGAGAAACCCTGCAAAATAATTTTCAGAGCCTTTCTAAGATGTGAGTGTGAGGGAGATTGATTTCTAATGAGACAAGTGACACGCATGATGTCCCCCCTCGTGGATGTTCCCAAGGGGAGCCCCAATATAAAGCACTGGTGCCCCAGACATCTGGGGGGCCAAGCAAGGAACCCCTCAGCAGGGGCACGGAGTGAGGAGCGGGTCTCTGGGGATGGCAGTGCCTAGTGTCCCTCCAGTGCCCCAGGCCAAGGGAGGGGCGGCCTGGTGGGCAGGCGGCGTGGCGGGGGGCGGTTGCCACGCGGCTGGAGCCACCACCTCGGGGTTGTTCTGACCCCCTTCCATGTTTCCGCGTGGAACCCTGTGCTTAGTGACCAATGGATGAGAGCTCAGCTCCTGGCTGGTGAATGTCACCACTCGCCCGGAGAGCCGCACAAGGAAGGAGGTGGTAAGGAAAGAGGGAGATTTTCAAggctttttattatcttttttttaatgagacacaCATGTGTGTTTACATGCAGAAGGACAGACACCGATACCAATTAAACACAGACTCACATATGCTCCAGCAACCCCGGCCCTGAGCACACACCCAGAGTGAAGGCAGGGACCTGAAGACACTCGCCCATCATGTGCACACAGCGAGTCACGGCAGCCAGAACTCGCTCGCCATCCCAGCGTCCGTCTGGGGCCGAAGGAATGGGTGAAGAAAATGCAGTGGGGCCACACAACGGAAGACTGTTCGGCCTTAAAAAGGAGGGGAAATCTGCTCAGTGCAGATTCTGCTCAGTGCAAtcagccagtcacaaaggacgaACACTGTATGTTTCACCTCTCTGAGGTCCCTGGAGTCATCAGGGCCAGAGGAGGACGGTGGGGACCCCCAGAGGTCCCCAGAGAAGTGGGGCCAGGTAACCTGCTGAGGGTGCGGGAGCGGGGGGCGCTGATAGGCTGTGGGCAGCTCCACTGTGGTGCCAATGCCGGGGACCCTCGGTCACCCTCCACCACAGTGCTTGCGGGGAGAGAGGAGGTGAGACTTTGCAAGGTTGAGGGGGATGGGGTCAGGGGTGTCCAAGGACTAGAGAAAATGAGCACTGAGGGTTCCGGGGTGTGGATGTGTgtagggggaggtgggggccaggCTGAACAAACGAACGATGGGTGCCCGCACGCCTGGAGGAACGAACGGATGAGCTTCTGAGACGCTGACAGTCACGTCACAGGCTCCTGGGTGTGAGTGGGGGTGCAGGGCGGTGGAGACCCCATCTGTCCCCACAGCCCACATCTGCCCCCCAAAGCTCCATTCCCCCGTTCCTGTGTCCTGCAGGTGGGACAGATGCCCTTCCTGTCCCCACAGATGTCAGACCTTTGCCCCTCAGCCAGAAACACTCCACCCTTTCCCAGGTCTGGATCAGATTaacagaggccaacacagggagGATGAGGGTAGGGATAGAATAGGGGCTCCGAGCGCAGGACAGCACAGTTCCCCAAGGAAAGCAGGGCCTGTGGCCCCGCCCCCACCGTCTCCTCCTCTGCCAGGGCAAGAGGAAGTGTGCCCGGGGCCACAACTGGCAGGAAGAGCAGAATGACCTGCTAAATCCACTTGGCTTGAGGAAAGCcaggtctgggggtggggagccaccCACTGGAGCCAGCCCGGCCAAACTGGGGAGAGCAGGCAGGACCGGGTCCGTGCTGTGCAGGGGTCTTCGGGCAGGGAGCTGGGGCCCCGGGGCTGCCCCTGGATATGGGCATGGCCGAGGGAGGAAGCCCTGACCTAGAAGGGCTCTGAGCCCAGGGCGCAGGCCATTTACCATGCAGGCTCTAAACATGGGCCCCAGCCGCCAGCCCTGAGCCCTGTGGGTAGGGGGTGGCTCCCTCTAAGGGAGCCAAGTCCCACGCAGGGGTCTGCAGGAGGCGCCGTGTCCTGGAACCCCGGGCTCAGACAAGTGCCGCCTGTGGACAGTCAGGGACACCGACCCAGAGAGGCCAAGGGAGGGGCCTGGGCACTGAGGCAGGCAGCCCCGGCTCCAGGTCCAagccagccccctgccccacccgaATCCTCAGTCCCaccaggaaggggggaggggctctCGACACCCCTTCAGGTCTGTGGCCAGTAAAGGAGGAGGGGTGCCCCCAGGGAGACAGGTGGGGGGCCTGCCAGGCTGGCTTTCACATGATACACCACCAGCTGGagggcaggagaagggaaggCGGGTCCCTGAGGCTCCCAGGAAGCTTCCCCCCGCCCCTCGCCCAGCCAGCTCCCACTCAGCAAGCAGCATGGGGAGAGGTCGGGGGTACCTCCAAGGTCAGGGAGGGATAGGgtgtgtggtgggtgggggctggaaggCCTCTCCGAGGAGATGCCGTCTCAGCAGGTGAGGGATAAGCCCCTCGGGTACAGGCAGAGCTAGCTTCACCCACCAaagccttgggggggggggcgcatagCGGGCACAGCCATGGTGTTTGTATTAAAATACTCTCCGAGCAGCTGTGGAACGTTGGCGAGGCTGACTCAGGGTTGAAGGTCAGTGATATGCAGCTTGAGGGTCCGGGACGCCAAGCTCCGGTGTCTGCACAGCCGGGGCTGGCTCCCAGGGGGCGCAGGTGCAGGGCGGGTGGGCAGGACGGCTTCCGGGGCCAGGTTTGCGGGCCAACGAGTGAGCCAGGCTGGGGAGCAGCGGCACAGGTGGACAGGACACCCCCAAGGCCGACCACAGTGACTTCCCGTTCCCCCCGGCCCCCGAAGTCAGGGAGGGAAATGGCCGTCCCTGGCCTGATGCCTGGCTCTGGGGCCAGAGTGAGGCCCATTGTTTGAGGCTGGAGCTGGGGGGGGCCGGGGCCCAGGggcctccaggaagcccccagAAGTGCCCTCTGTCCCACTTCCCACAGATCCAGCGCCTGAGCAAGGAGACAAGCACACAGCCCCGGCAACCCCGGCAGGATGAAGGTGCCCACGGCCGTCCTCCTGGCCCTGCTGCTGTGCCAGCAGCCAGGTACTGGGGCAAGGGGACACCCCTGCAGCAAGGGGGGGGGCGGCATCGTCCGGGCCCACAGGGCCCCTCGGGACACCCAGCCTGGGGCGGGACTGGGGAGAAAGGGATCGGGCTGGAATCTGAGGCCAGAGGGAGGTGGACGTCAGCTGTCCTGGGCTCCCACAGATCCCCAAACCTGCCCCTCCCTAGCCCCAGATTTCACTTCTTCAAAATGCAGGTCCCGGTCtcggtttcctcttctataaactAGCCCACCCTGAGGGGTTCCGGGTGGGGGGCAGCTGCTGCAAAGGGCTGGCCCACGGCCGCGGATGCTGTCGGTAGAGACAACGCCAGGCCACACGCCAGCAGGGCCGCCAGCTTGGGGGCCAGCAGGGGGGACacggtggggagggagagagcaccgAAGTGGTGAAGCACAGGcgggggacggggaggggacACAGCCTCGAGCGTGTGTCCCCTGTACGCGGGTAGCAGGGGTTCACAGACGTGCCTGTGTGGCCAGGcagagggcaggtgcagggcgaggaggaggacgacgacgacGCGGACTTTGGGCTGGATGGCTATGACGATGacgatgaggaagaggaggaggaggccagtgtgactgCAGGCGGCAGGGGCAGAGGTGCCCGTCTCCCCCGACCCGAGGGCGCAGGCACTGTGTGCGCCCCGCTGAGTGCCGGGCTCGCTGGCGGCTGGCATAGGGGGACCGTGTGTCACCTTGCctgccgggggagggggaggaagagccCTGGCCCTCGGCACACCCGTCACCTCTCCCCTGGCTGGGACCCTCCACCACCGTCCAGAGTAGGGAGCCTAGAGTCGGAGCCGCTGCGGGGCGGAGAGGCCGTAGGGGCTGGCGGAGCAGAGAGGGCGCGGTGGAGGCCCGGCACGGGGAGACTAGCGCAGAGGCCCCGGGCGCAGAGAAGGGGGGCGGAAGGGGTGCGGGGAGGCTCCTGCAGGGCAGGCTCTCAGAGGGGTGAGAGCTGGCAGCAGCACGGGCCGCAGGGGGAGGCGCGGGGGGCGGGCCGCGGCCCCGCCTGAGCCCTCTTCGCCTCTCAGCCATGCTGCAGTGTTACTCCTGCCAGGCCCTGCACAGGGGGGAGAGTTGTGACCGGATTCAGAACTGCGTCCACAGCCACAGCTTCTGCAAAGCCTTCGTCTCCCACGGGAACACCGGTGAGCGGGCCACTGGGGTGGCCGCAGCGGGAGGAGCCCCATCTCCCCCTGCCGAAAGCGCACAGCCCGGAGCGGGGCCTTCCCCCTGCCCCGGCCCGTCCCGGGTGACCAAGCCGTTCCCTCCCAGGGTCGGGCCCTCTGACCACCTATTCGGCGTGGTGCGCAGACGCGTGTCAGCCCTTCGCCAAGACAGTGGAGGGGACCCTGATGACCGTGACCTGCTGCCAGTCCACACTCTGCAACCTCCCACCCTGGCAGGACCCactgggcaggggggcagggagccCCCAGGGCAGCCCCAGTCTGGTGGCCACTgtcctcctcagcctcctcccGGGCCTTCAGGCCATGGGGTCCTGAGTGGGTGGTCCCACCCCGACCCCAGCCGGGCTCACACCCTGGATGGCCAGCACTCACTCCAGTGCCTTACCcacctgcccatcccccaccccccggctttGGAGAATAAACGCGGAGCGACTTCAGGGGTATGGCCAGCactggctcctccctcccccgcgTGTCCCCGCGTGTCCCCGCGTGTCCGATCTGTCTGGCATCTGCggcctctctccccactgcctGTGCCAGGACGTGGGTCACAGGTCCAGGCCTCAGCTGCTCAGAGGGTGGGTCCACACAGCCTGGGGAGAGAAAACACGTGTCATATGccggagtggggggcagggggggcggccCCATTCTCTCCTCACCCTCCCGCCACTGAAACGCCTCCATGCACGTGATTGTTGCCTGGGTTCTTGAGAAATGGgcggtgggaggggctgggaagagaACCCAAGTGTGCCCCAGTGTCCACTGTGGCCAGGCTGGCACCGTTGGCTGCTGGGCTCTTGGCCTTCCTGACTGGTACCAAGACAGAGCCCTgagacaggagggaggaagcctgggtctgggcctcagtttccccatggaTAAGTGTGGAACAAGGCCCTTGATCTCCACCAGCTCAACATCCCCAGGGTAGGGAAGCCCAGAGTCCTCCGCTGCCTGTCAAGGATCTCCAGCAGGTAGACAGCTTCCCactctctgtttccttctttccttattaaTGAAAACCTCCAGGTCTGGTGGGGGGGACAGATCCCTGAGGTGGAGGTGAcatgtctttcttcttctccttcctccttcctgttccCTGAAATGATGGCTGGGGCTCAGCAGCCACTTTGCACCATGAGGCAGCACACTGAGGCTAGTAGGGCAGCATGGAGGAAGGGGCCTGGATCGCTGGTGACCAGGAACCACTGTACTAGCCCCACGCTGCCTACCTTAGGACCCCTTTCCTTGGGAGAGAAATAAACTGCTGTGGGGTTGAAGCCAGTTGTCTGGGTTTCTCTCTCATTGCCTTTTCACATTCTATCATACGTGTGCACTCCCACACGTGCGTCCCTTCTCACATTGCTCCCGCTAGTGCACACACTCATGggcacacacccacccacacggCCCCCTACTAAAGCACATCAGAGAACAGCAGAGCTCGGGGGCCACACTGAGTTAAAATGTTAGGTAAGCCCAGGTCCCCGGTTCCACCACCCTGGGTGAACACCACGCCCCACCGGCTCCATGACCGAGATGAACGCCTTCACCCCCCAGCTGGGTTTCCCTGTCTACtaggtgggaggagagaagggccCTCCTGGCCGGGCCAGCCTCAGTGAGGCCCCAGGGAACGCGACACGCCCGGCAGGCAGTGCGCACTCAGCAAAAGTGAACTGTTGTCGGTGCAACCCCACGGGCCCCGCCTCCTGCGCGTGCTGATGGGAGTCCCTCGCGACCAAAAGAGACCTGATTAGCCTTGCTCCTCCCCCCTTAGAAGCACTGGGTGCTTCTGCATCACAGAATTCTCCCTCCAGCTTCTGCCTTAGAGCCTGCTCTAAGTGATCTGAGTGCACAGGACCCCCCAACATCTCTGGAGCTGACCCTCTTTCACGGTCCTCGGCACCAGGTGCAGGCTACAGAGCCCGCCCTGGCCTCGGGCTCCTGATTCTGCGACAGCCTCTTCTCTGGGGTCCTGGGGCCCTGCCAggacctgccccctccccatccccgccCCTAGGGAAGCAGAAGGGGCAGCCTGACCCCTCCCGGGGCTCTAACCTGCTCCTGAGGGCACAGGAGGAGGCAGGCTCAGATGTGGTGAGGACTTGACGCGGCGCAGAGAAGCCTGCCTGCCGGGCACCCTGTCCCGAAACACTGCCCCTCCCAGCCACCCCAACAAGCCCAGTGTCCCCGCCACCCCAACAAGTCCGCCTGAACAAGGAGACACTGAAATGAAGGCGTCGGCAGGCTGTGCTTTTGGGAGCTGCGACGGCCCGTTTTACGTGTCTGCCTGACCCGATGGAGGGTGCCCCAGGAtgtctgggtgtgtctgtgagtttccagaagagattagcatttgagtAAAAAGATCGACCCTGCCCgcgtgggtgggcctcacccaatctGCCGCCGAGGGGAGGGCCCGAAAGGACGAAAAGGCGGGAAGGGCAAGTTCACCCTTCTGGAGCTCGATGTCCGTCCTCCCCTGTCCTCAGGCACCGGGGCCCCCACTCCTCAGGCTTCTGGGTCTCCAGCTCGCAGAGGCAGGGGGGACACCTCTCGGCCCCCACAGCCACGTGAGCCACCTCCTGTACTCAGTCTCTGGCCAGTGCTGCAGGACACCCTATTGTTTCTAGCAAGGAGCCCCCGCTCCCCCGCCTCCTCATGGCCTCCTGCGCTCTGGCTCGCAGCCCCCCTCCAACCTCTGTCTCTGCACCGTCTTGTGCCTCAAATCTCCCTCCACCAACCCCTTTCGAGGGCCTTTGTGGTGACCTAGGACCACCAGATAATCGAGAACAATCTCTCATCCCCAGACCCTCAAGCCcatcacatctgcaaaggcccTGTGCCTATGAGGCCACACGTCCAAGGCTCCAGGGATTGGGACCTGGATGTCAGCCAGTGAGTTTAGCACCGCCCAACACAGACCCCCTGGACGCCTGCCTGGCTGCGCGCTGGGCCTCGGACCCAAGGAGGATAAAGCCCAGTCCCAGGGCCCAGTGGAAGGGCTCACCTGGTCACAGGGGCCACAGCCCAGAAGTCAGGGGTGGCTGTCAGCCCCTGCGTGGCCCCTAAGTATACACCTGCCATCCAGACAGGATTCAGACGACCCCGCCTTTGCTCATGATCGGATTCAGGCTCCTAGAGGgtcaggagttttttttttgttttttttttttaatttaatgttttatttattcttgaaagagagagagaaagacacagagcatgagcgagggaggggcagagagagagagggacaaagaatccaaagcagactccaggctctgagctgtcaacacagagcccgacgcggggctcgaactcacgagccgtgagaccatgacctgaaccaaagtcagacactcaaccaactgagccacccaggcgccccagggtcaGGATTTTTAAGGTTGAATATATGATGGGCCAGTGGGGGAGGGCGAGCCCCCACGCTGCCCCTGTGGGCACGGCCGCCTGTGCCTAGAGGCTGCAGTCACGCCCAGCCTGAGGTGACAGAACACCCTTCCCTCTGCCCGGATGCGTCACTGCCCACACGCAGCTGTGCCTGGAGCCACGCGCCACCGCTGGGTGTCACAGAGATTCCAATAATTCATGGGACAGATTCTAACCACACCTCCCTCCCGCAAGCTCTAACCATCTGAGGACACAGGCACAGAGACGTGGGGATCTAATGCCCCCCAAGGAAGTGGGCGGCCCCAGggtagggggcaggggtggggaggatgcaGGCAGACCTCAGAGGGTGTGAGAGGGACAGTGACAGAGCCCGAGGGTGACAGGCCTCCCCAGAACCCACCCCCCTTGGGCACTGGGGCAGCAAAGGTTACCCCAACGCTCACCCTCCCTTGGAACCAGGTGTCTGGGGAATGGGACTCCTCCCTGGTCCTCACATgctcgtccccccccccccccccgcatgtctacttctcttcttgtaaggacaccagtcggCCTGGATCAGGGCTCCCAGTGACCTCCTTTACCTTAATCACCTCCATAAAGACCCATCTCCAAGCACAGTCACCCTCTGCGGC encodes:
- the GPIHBP1 gene encoding glycosylphosphatidylinositol-anchored high density lipoprotein-binding protein 1 is translated as MKVPTAVLLALLLCQQPGRGQVQGEEEDDDDADFGLDGYDDDDEEEEEEASVTAGGRGRAMLQCYSCQALHRGESCDRIQNCVHSHSFCKAFVSHGNTGSGPLTTYSAWCADACQPFAKTVEGTLMTVTCCQSTLCNLPPWQDPLGRGAGSPQGSPSLVATVLLSLLPGLQAMGS